One window of Solirubrobacterales bacterium genomic DNA carries:
- a CDS encoding aminotransferase class III-fold pyridoxal phosphate-dependent enzyme, protein MDEVLTANRPRMDAIDAVRAGVDLFGVGAHAARDLGSERDRTFALDDTDGVPVAILKVSNPSEDPAVLDMEAAAALHVAAVDPELVVALPHRPISAAETGPDGPGEDPSTLRAPWPDAVGRICQARLYDPLPGASRIEPESLSDAALGAWGDTAARLGQAMRGFFHPEAHRVMLWDVQHALRSRELLGQIVDRDTRALVGRTLDAFAERAAPAWPRLRAQVLHADLTVDNTITDREGLITGIIDFGDMSHTALVTDLASVLDSVVPPDESTEMLRRARLVLDGYQRRVPLEEIELEALGVAWAARSAITIAISSWRVAEGLEEADFAERYNESRRRILERLESVGWDELARSLGASGTVKDEPVVLATRRAAVFGPAIEPLFYEEPVEVASAAGVWITATDGRRYLDAYNNVPCVGHGHPRVTEAIARQSRTLNTHTRYLHPAAIELAERLAATCPPELDTVLLVNSGSEANDWAWRLAAAATGNRGALCSDHAYHGVTEATAALSPEVWFDSVCPGHVETFPVADSYRKEHLDATGITAAIGRLAEQNLTPAATILDGLVLSDGIEDLDPAYVQNLVRATRGAGGLWIADEVQAGHGRTGEAMWCFERFDVVPDFVTLGKPMGNGHPVAAVITRRDLAEPIAERTSLFSTFGGNPVSAAAALAVLDVIEDERVLARTRQAGDALGEGLTGIATSHPAIGDVRGVGLAWGVELVRDRDTREPDPATAVRLRDEMRRSGILTGTTGRHGNVLKIRPPLAFTVEHAPIVTSALERALAD, encoded by the coding sequence ATGGACGAGGTGTTGACCGCCAACCGACCGCGGATGGATGCGATCGACGCGGTGAGGGCCGGGGTTGATCTCTTCGGGGTCGGGGCGCATGCAGCCCGGGATCTCGGCAGCGAACGCGATCGCACCTTTGCCCTCGACGACACGGACGGGGTTCCGGTTGCGATCCTCAAGGTTTCAAATCCGTCGGAGGATCCGGCCGTGCTCGACATGGAGGCGGCCGCGGCCCTGCATGTGGCCGCGGTCGATCCGGAACTGGTCGTCGCCCTGCCGCATCGCCCGATCTCGGCCGCGGAGACCGGTCCGGACGGACCGGGGGAAGATCCGTCCACCCTGCGTGCCCCGTGGCCGGACGCCGTGGGGCGAATCTGTCAGGCGCGGCTCTACGACCCGCTGCCCGGCGCCAGCCGGATCGAGCCGGAGTCCCTTTCCGATGCCGCGCTCGGCGCCTGGGGTGACACGGCGGCCCGCCTGGGCCAGGCGATGCGCGGCTTCTTTCATCCAGAGGCCCACCGGGTGATGCTGTGGGACGTCCAGCACGCGCTCCGGTCCCGCGAGCTGCTCGGACAGATCGTTGACCGGGACACCCGCGCCCTGGTCGGACGGACCCTCGATGCATTTGCGGAACGGGCCGCACCGGCCTGGCCGAGGCTCCGGGCACAGGTGCTGCACGCCGACCTCACCGTTGACAACACGATCACCGACCGTGAAGGGTTGATCACCGGGATCATCGACTTCGGTGACATGAGCCACACCGCGCTGGTGACCGACCTCGCGTCGGTGCTCGACTCGGTCGTCCCACCGGATGAGTCGACCGAGATGCTGCGCCGCGCCCGACTCGTCCTCGACGGATACCAGCGGCGGGTGCCGCTGGAGGAGATCGAACTGGAGGCGCTCGGGGTTGCCTGGGCGGCACGTTCCGCGATCACGATCGCGATCAGTTCGTGGCGGGTGGCGGAGGGGCTTGAGGAGGCGGATTTCGCCGAGCGGTACAACGAGAGCCGACGCCGCATTCTCGAGCGCCTGGAGTCGGTCGGCTGGGATGAACTGGCCCGGAGCCTCGGCGCATCGGGGACGGTGAAGGATGAACCGGTCGTACTGGCGACCAGACGGGCTGCCGTTTTCGGGCCGGCGATCGAACCGCTCTTCTACGAGGAGCCGGTCGAGGTTGCGTCGGCAGCGGGGGTCTGGATCACCGCGACAGACGGTCGCCGCTATCTGGATGCCTACAACAACGTGCCCTGCGTCGGCCACGGCCATCCCCGGGTGACCGAGGCGATCGCCCGACAGAGCCGAACGCTCAACACCCACACCCGCTACCTCCACCCGGCGGCAATCGAACTGGCCGAACGGCTGGCGGCCACCTGTCCGCCGGAACTCGACACGGTGCTGCTGGTCAACTCCGGCTCCGAGGCCAACGACTGGGCCTGGCGCCTGGCGGCCGCGGCGACCGGCAACCGGGGGGCACTCTGCTCCGACCACGCCTACCACGGGGTGACCGAGGCCACCGCCGCCCTCTCCCCCGAGGTCTGGTTCGACAGCGTCTGCCCGGGGCATGTGGAGACCTTCCCCGTCGCCGACAGTTACCGCAAAGAGCATCTCGACGCGACCGGGATCACCGCCGCTATCGGCCGTCTCGCGGAGCAGAACCTGACTCCGGCGGCAACGATCCTCGACGGCCTGGTCCTCAGCGACGGGATCGAGGATCTCGATCCGGCCTACGTCCAGAACCTGGTCCGGGCAACCAGAGGCGCGGGTGGACTCTGGATCGCCGACGAGGTTCAGGCCGGTCACGGACGCACCGGGGAGGCGATGTGGTGCTTCGAACGATTCGACGTGGTTCCCGACTTCGTGACCCTCGGCAAGCCGATGGGCAACGGCCACCCGGTTGCGGCAGTGATCACCCGGCGCGACCTGGCCGAGCCGATCGCGGAGCGCACCTCGCTTTTCAGCACCTTCGGCGGCAATCCGGTCAGCGCAGCCGCCGCGCTCGCGGTCCTCGACGTGATCGAGGACGAAAGGGTGCTGGCTCGCACCCGGCAGGCCGGTGACGCTCTGGGAGAGGGTCTGACCGGGATCGCGACGAGCCATCCGGCGATCGGGGACGTGAGGGGTGTCGGCCTT
- a CDS encoding cytochrome P450, with protein sequence MLSGHAEVVAAARDPETFSSAASRYLNVPNGMDGEQHRRYRALVDRYLEPEAIAPLEPVFREIAADLVRSVPFERTVDAVDEIGARFAVRAQSAWLGWPTDIEDTLLEWMDANRRATRSRDPDRTREVAERFDAIVRTQVEARLAAGSEAPADVTTSLLGEQIDGRNLTTEEIVSILRNWTAGDLGSIALCVGVVVHRLATDPGLQEKWRQGPGTAGIDAGIDEILRIDDPFTFNKRITTTGVEVGGELIPAGERVLLNWTRANRDPEAIGDPDAFRPRENASRNVVYGIGPHVCPGRALSTLELRVMIEELLAATEGIELDPAREATREQPPYGGFHTVPVRLRR encoded by the coding sequence GTGCTCTCCGGCCACGCCGAGGTGGTCGCCGCTGCCCGCGACCCGGAAACCTTCTCCAGTGCGGCTTCGCGCTATCTGAACGTGCCGAACGGGATGGACGGCGAACAGCATCGCCGATACCGGGCTCTGGTCGATCGTTACCTCGAACCGGAAGCAATCGCGCCGCTGGAACCGGTATTCCGTGAGATTGCCGCGGACCTTGTCCGTTCAGTTCCGTTCGAACGGACGGTCGATGCCGTGGACGAGATCGGGGCCCGCTTCGCGGTCCGCGCCCAGAGCGCCTGGCTCGGCTGGCCGACCGACATCGAGGACACCCTGCTGGAGTGGATGGACGCCAACCGCAGGGCCACCCGTTCGCGCGATCCCGACCGGACCCGGGAGGTGGCTGAGCGGTTCGATGCGATCGTCCGTACCCAGGTCGAAGCCCGTCTGGCGGCAGGCTCGGAAGCTCCGGCCGACGTCACCACCTCGCTGCTCGGGGAGCAGATCGACGGAAGAAATCTGACGACAGAGGAGATCGTCAGCATCCTCCGCAACTGGACCGCCGGAGATCTCGGCTCGATCGCCCTCTGCGTCGGGGTCGTCGTCCACCGGCTGGCCACCGACCCGGGGCTTCAGGAGAAGTGGCGACAGGGCCCCGGGACCGCCGGGATCGATGCCGGCATCGACGAGATCCTCCGGATTGACGATCCCTTCACCTTCAACAAGCGGATCACCACGACCGGGGTCGAGGTCGGCGGCGAGCTGATCCCGGCCGGGGAACGGGTCCTGCTGAACTGGACCCGAGCCAATCGTGATCCGGAGGCAATCGGTGATCCGGACGCGTTCCGACCCCGCGAGAACGCCTCCCGTAACGTCGTCTATGGAATCGGGCCGCATGTATGTCCCGGACGGGCACTTTCGACCCTGGAACTCCGCGTGATGATCGAGGAACTTCTGGCCGCCACCGAGGGGATCGAGCTCGATCCCGCCCGGGAGGCCACCCGGGAGCAACCCCCATACGGCGGCTTCCACACCGTCCCGGTCCGGTTGAGGCGATAG
- a CDS encoding COX15/CtaA family protein — translation MTSVKSESSSVDLTRFRQLTAVTAIATFVLIVIGGVVRVSDSGLGCGPAGSGTHGWPLCTGKVIPLVGGSTMVEFTHRLVAGLVAVLSLVLLQVLLGALNVWMGKHAGLIVGHLTLGTLVWAVVFWAGLTYVQIPERERSATLAPAPA, via the coding sequence ATGACGTCCGTGAAGTCCGAATCCAGTTCCGTTGATCTGACCAGGTTCCGGCAGTTGACTGCCGTGACCGCGATCGCGACCTTCGTCCTGATCGTGATCGGTGGAGTGGTGCGGGTCAGCGATTCCGGGCTCGGCTGCGGGCCGGCCGGCAGTGGCACCCACGGCTGGCCGCTCTGCACCGGCAAGGTGATCCCGCTGGTCGGTGGCAGCACCATGGTCGAGTTCACCCACCGGCTGGTGGCCGGTCTGGTGGCCGTTCTGAGCCTGGTCCTGCTCCAGGTTCTGCTCGGGGCGCTCAACGTGTGGATGGGCAAGCATGCGGGTCTGATCGTCGGCCACCTCACCCTCGGCACCCTGGTCTGGGCGGTGGTTTTCTGGGCCGGCTTGACCTACGTGCAGATTCCGGAACGTGAGCGCTCCGCCACGCTCGCCCCGGCCCCGGCCTGA
- a CDS encoding formate/nitrite transporter family protein, whose protein sequence is MADAPNVQDYVNPDQVTAGMVAKGAAKARLSVKDMLIRGFMSGMLLGFATSVALTAVADGSPPWVGALLFPLGFVILMLLGFELVTSYFVLIPTAQFDGQATVSQMARAWGWVFLANLIGSLTYAVLLYWAVTKFGHVDAGALGQVIVEKAESKTLAYKEVGATAGVATAFVKAILCNWMVATGAIMLLVSTSVIGKIVGIWLPIFAFFAMGFEHSVVNMFLIPAGILFGDTITIADWWQWNQITVTLGNIVGAILFGAMVMYYTHSVREK, encoded by the coding sequence ATGGCAGACGCTCCCAACGTGCAGGACTACGTCAATCCGGACCAGGTGACCGCCGGGATGGTGGCCAAGGGTGCGGCCAAGGCCCGACTCTCGGTCAAGGACATGCTGATCCGCGGGTTCATGTCGGGGATGCTGCTCGGCTTTGCGACCTCGGTGGCGCTCACCGCGGTCGCGGATGGATCGCCGCCCTGGGTCGGCGCCCTGCTCTTCCCGCTCGGGTTCGTGATTCTGATGCTGCTCGGGTTCGAGCTGGTCACCAGCTACTTCGTCCTGATCCCGACCGCGCAGTTCGACGGGCAGGCAACCGTATCCCAGATGGCCCGTGCCTGGGGCTGGGTGTTCCTCGCCAACCTGATCGGCTCGCTCACCTACGCGGTCCTGCTCTACTGGGCGGTCACCAAGTTCGGCCACGTTGACGCCGGTGCGCTCGGCCAGGTGATCGTCGAGAAGGCCGAATCGAAGACCCTGGCCTACAAAGAGGTTGGCGCCACGGCCGGGGTGGCAACCGCTTTCGTCAAGGCGATCCTCTGCAACTGGATGGTGGCCACCGGGGCGATCATGCTGCTGGTATCCACCAGCGTGATCGGCAAGATCGTCGGAATCTGGCTGCCGATCTTCGCCTTCTTCGCGATGGGTTTCGAACACTCGGTGGTCAACATGTTCCTGATCCCGGCCGGGATCCTGTTCGGGGACACGATCACGATCGCCGACTGGTGGCAGTGGAACCAGATCACGGTCACGCTCGGCAACATCGTCGGGGCGATTCTGTTCGGGGCGATGGTGATGTACTACACCCACTCGGTCCGCGAAAAGTAG
- a CDS encoding Nramp family divalent metal transporter, with protein MGRTGEFSPVARTPSELKRILSRGRVRGTLAILGPGFVASVAYVDPGNFATNFAAGAKHGYQLVWVIVMANLMAMLVQYLTSKAGLATGRSLPELCRKAYPRRANGVLWVQAEVVAMATDLAEFVGAALGLHLIFGIPLFPAGLITAVVAFGILALEQRGYRKFELAIIALLGLVAAGFIYMFFAVGDQDYEAMARGLIPSLGGTSQLSLAVGIIGATVMPHAIYLHSALQKSRIRAVDRRERQTLLKYNRLDVVVGLGIAGVVNLAMLCIAAALFHSSGMTGIEDLGPIHSELSVLVGGGAALAFGVALMASGFSSSSVGTYAGQIVMNGFMNWKIPLLVRRAVTMAPALTVLALSVNTTDALIYSQILLSFGIPFALFPLLMITRRADLMGEMVNRRLTTVTMGAVTAIITALNVFLLADAIL; from the coding sequence GTGGGCCGCACCGGCGAGTTCAGCCCGGTGGCAAGAACGCCCAGTGAACTGAAACGGATCCTCTCCCGTGGCCGGGTTCGCGGCACCCTGGCGATCCTCGGCCCGGGTTTCGTGGCCTCGGTGGCCTATGTGGACCCGGGCAATTTCGCCACCAACTTCGCCGCCGGGGCCAAGCACGGCTACCAGCTGGTCTGGGTGATCGTGATGGCAAACCTGATGGCGATGCTGGTCCAGTACCTGACCTCCAAGGCGGGGCTCGCCACCGGCCGGAGCCTGCCCGAGCTCTGCCGCAAGGCGTATCCGCGCCGGGCAAACGGGGTCCTCTGGGTTCAGGCCGAGGTCGTCGCGATGGCAACCGACCTGGCCGAGTTCGTCGGGGCGGCGCTGGGGCTTCATCTGATCTTCGGCATTCCCCTGTTCCCGGCCGGCCTGATCACCGCGGTGGTCGCCTTCGGAATTCTCGCGCTCGAGCAGCGCGGTTACCGCAAGTTCGAGCTGGCGATCATCGCCCTGCTCGGGCTGGTTGCGGCGGGGTTCATCTACATGTTCTTCGCCGTGGGAGACCAGGATTACGAGGCGATGGCGCGAGGCTTGATTCCCTCGCTCGGTGGCACCAGTCAGCTGTCGCTGGCAGTCGGAATCATCGGCGCGACCGTCATGCCCCACGCCATCTACCTGCATTCGGCCCTCCAGAAGAGTCGAATTCGGGCGGTCGACAGGAGAGAACGACAGACCCTGCTCAAGTACAACCGGCTCGATGTGGTGGTCGGACTCGGAATCGCCGGGGTGGTCAACCTCGCGATGCTCTGCATCGCCGCGGCGCTCTTTCACAGCTCCGGCATGACCGGAATCGAGGATCTCGGCCCGATCCACAGTGAACTCTCCGTCCTGGTCGGGGGCGGTGCCGCCCTGGCCTTCGGGGTCGCCCTGATGGCCTCCGGCTTCTCCAGCTCCAGCGTCGGAACCTACGCCGGCCAGATCGTGATGAACGGCTTTATGAACTGGAAGATCCCGCTGCTGGTCCGCCGGGCGGTGACCATGGCCCCCGCCCTGACCGTCCTCGCCCTCTCGGTCAACACCACCGACGCCCTGATCTACTCCCAGATCCTGCTCTCGTTCGGCATCCCGTTCGCTCTATTCCCTCTCTTGATGATCACCCGTCGGGCCGACCTGATGGGCGAGATGGTCAACCGCAGGCTGACCACAGTCACGATGGGTGCGGTGACCGCGATCATCACCGCGTTGAACGTCTTCCTGCTGGCCGACGCGATCCTCTGA
- a CDS encoding metal-dependent transcriptional regulator, translating into MQGSEENAQSASVEDYLKAIYSLTTRERTSASTSDLAQLLGLSAGSVSTMLGRMDGSGLVEHTPYRGVELTEKGQRLALGVIRRHRLLESFLATSLDIPWDDVHRFADALEHSVSEELIDIIARKLGDPVADPHGDPIPTRDLEIVSPETRSLADLTPGEEGELMRVSDSDPAMLRYLAECGISIGDRVEMVARQPFEGPCDVRIGGRDHSLGLALARAIRIG; encoded by the coding sequence GTGCAAGGTAGCGAGGAGAATGCCCAGTCGGCCTCGGTCGAGGACTACCTGAAGGCGATCTACTCGCTGACCACCCGGGAGCGAACCAGCGCCTCCACCAGCGACCTCGCCCAGCTCCTCGGACTCTCAGCGGGATCGGTCTCAACCATGCTCGGCCGGATGGATGGTTCCGGACTGGTCGAGCACACCCCGTATCGCGGGGTTGAACTGACCGAGAAAGGCCAGCGGCTCGCCCTGGGGGTGATTCGCCGTCATCGCCTGCTCGAGTCGTTCCTCGCCACGAGTCTCGATATCCCCTGGGACGACGTGCATCGCTTCGCGGACGCGCTGGAGCACTCGGTCAGCGAGGAGCTGATCGACATCATCGCCCGGAAACTCGGAGACCCGGTTGCCGATCCGCACGGAGATCCCATCCCCACCCGGGACCTCGAGATCGTCTCTCCGGAAACCCGCAGCCTCGCCGACCTGACCCCCGGAGAGGAGGGTGAGCTGATGCGGGTCTCGGACTCGGACCCAGCCATGCTGCGCTACCTGGCCGAGTGCGGTATCTCGATCGGGGATCGGGTCGAGATGGTCGCCCGCCAGCCCTTCGAGGGACCGTGCGACGTCCGGATCGGCGGGCGGGACCACTCGCTCGGTCTCGCCCTCGCCCGGGCGATCCGGATCGGTTGA
- a CDS encoding LLM class flavin-dependent oxidoreductase, translating into MSSSRPGIPISILDLAAVGREETIGESFQGSVALARLAELAGYRRVWYAEHHNISSIASSATSVLIAHIACQTETIRLGAGGIMLPNHSPLQIAEQFGTLATLHPGRIDLGLGRAPGTDGATTVALRRDPSSAETFPEDVLELQGFLGDESPIAGVRAIPGQGTRVPLYILGSSLFGAQLAARLGLPYAFASHFAPRALTDAVRIYRDTFRPSGVLAEPYVIAGVGAIVADTAASAAEQLEAARRLRARALFSGAGRRLSENDIDAILASPQGSAVDEMLTYNAVGTPGEAGGYLERFRELSRADELIVVHQSNTVEHRLRSVELLAEAVDPSDAA; encoded by the coding sequence ATGAGTTCTTCCCGCCCCGGCATCCCGATCTCGATTCTCGATCTGGCCGCGGTCGGCCGGGAAGAGACGATCGGCGAGAGCTTCCAAGGGAGTGTCGCGCTCGCCCGGCTGGCGGAACTTGCCGGCTACCGCCGGGTCTGGTACGCCGAGCATCACAACATCTCCTCGATCGCGTCTTCGGCGACCTCGGTCCTGATCGCCCACATCGCCTGCCAGACGGAGACCATCCGGCTCGGGGCCGGCGGGATCATGCTGCCGAACCACTCGCCGCTCCAGATCGCCGAACAGTTCGGCACCCTGGCCACACTCCACCCCGGCCGGATCGACCTGGGGCTGGGTCGGGCACCCGGTACCGACGGGGCGACCACGGTAGCTCTGCGTCGCGATCCGTCCTCGGCCGAGACCTTCCCCGAGGATGTGCTTGAACTTCAGGGGTTTCTCGGTGATGAAAGTCCGATCGCGGGAGTCCGGGCGATCCCGGGGCAGGGCACCCGGGTGCCGCTCTACATCCTCGGATCGTCGCTTTTCGGGGCCCAGCTGGCGGCGCGGCTCGGCCTGCCCTACGCCTTCGCCTCGCATTTCGCGCCGCGGGCGCTGACCGATGCGGTCCGGATCTATCGAGACACCTTCCGGCCGTCCGGGGTGCTGGCCGAGCCCTACGTGATTGCCGGGGTCGGGGCAATCGTCGCCGATACGGCCGCTTCGGCCGCCGAGCAGCTTGAGGCGGCTCGTCGGCTGCGGGCCCGGGCCCTCTTCAGCGGCGCCGGCAGAAGACTGAGCGAGAACGACATCGACGCGATCCTCGCTTCCCCCCAAGGTTCCGCCGTGGACGAGATGCTGACCTACAACGCGGTCGGCACTCCGGGCGAAGCAGGCGGGTACCTGGAGCGGTTTCGGGAACTCAGCCGGGCCGACGAGCTGATCGTGGTTCACCAGTCGAACACGGTCGAGCACCGGCTTCGGTCGGTCGAGCTGCTGGCCGAAGCGGTTGACCCGTCAGACGCAGCCTGA
- a CDS encoding P1 family peptidase → MSERKQLIEPDVSLPEGVTVGHSSDREGWTGCTVILGPEDSVSAGEIRGGGPATHEFGLLSPATSTPGAHAVLLSGGSAFGLGATAGVVEWMRERGRGYPTPAGPVPLVSGAACFDLPVGSAEAWPGPEDAREACDSASERFERGSVGAGTGCSAGKVLPDGGWTKTGLGAATIRVGEAVMTAIAVVNPFGEVIGADGEVIAGYWRQDGAGGGWKRTVEVLAEEQARMPLGEATTLVCLVTDAKLTKAEAWQVARSAAPGFARALSPASTAVDGDLTICLTTGRVESDPFLLTIFAAEVVGEAIRDGALRATDGAGIPSARTRTAEPG, encoded by the coding sequence ATGAGCGAACGGAAGCAGCTGATCGAGCCGGACGTGAGCCTTCCCGAGGGTGTGACGGTGGGCCACTCTTCTGACCGGGAGGGATGGACCGGCTGCACCGTGATCCTCGGACCGGAGGACTCGGTCTCGGCCGGCGAGATCCGGGGTGGCGGTCCGGCGACCCACGAGTTCGGGCTGCTCTCACCGGCGACCTCGACCCCGGGCGCCCATGCCGTGCTGCTCTCCGGCGGAAGTGCCTTCGGTCTCGGAGCGACGGCCGGAGTGGTCGAGTGGATGCGCGAACGCGGTCGCGGCTATCCGACCCCCGCCGGACCGGTGCCACTGGTCTCCGGGGCGGCCTGCTTCGACCTGCCGGTCGGCTCTGCGGAAGCATGGCCCGGACCGGAGGACGCAAGGGAGGCCTGTGACTCGGCCTCGGAACGGTTTGAGCGCGGTTCGGTTGGCGCGGGGACCGGTTGCAGCGCCGGAAAGGTGCTGCCCGACGGCGGCTGGACCAAGACCGGGCTGGGGGCCGCGACGATTCGGGTCGGCGAAGCCGTTATGACCGCGATCGCGGTGGTCAACCCGTTCGGCGAGGTGATCGGTGCCGACGGCGAGGTGATCGCCGGCTACTGGCGACAGGACGGGGCCGGCGGTGGCTGGAAGCGCACGGTCGAGGTGCTGGCCGAGGAGCAGGCGCGGATGCCTCTGGGAGAGGCGACCACCCTGGTCTGCCTGGTCACGGACGCGAAACTGACCAAGGCCGAAGCCTGGCAGGTGGCCCGGTCGGCGGCCCCGGGGTTCGCCCGGGCGCTCTCACCTGCCTCGACCGCGGTCGACGGGGACCTGACCATCTGCCTCACCACCGGCAGGGTGGAGAGCGACCCGTTCCTGCTGACCATCTTTGCTGCCGAGGTGGTCGGGGAAGCGATCCGGGACGGGGCCCTCCGGGCAACCGATGGAGCCGGGATCCCGTCCGCCCGGACAAGGACCGCCGAACCGGGCTGA
- a CDS encoding carbonic anhydrase, translating into MSVIDDLVANNERYAASFTESGLDVRPGLKLVIVTCMDSRLDLFQLLGLHDGDAHMLRNAGGVITDDVVRSIAISQRKLGTEAVMLIHHTKCGGQLITDDGFRAELREATGVAPSFAIESFTDIEADVRQSIRRVRNSPFIPHTDQVRGFVYDVDTGRLAEIAAD; encoded by the coding sequence GTGAGTGTGATCGACGACCTGGTCGCGAACAACGAGCGGTACGCCGCTTCCTTCACCGAGAGCGGCCTGGACGTTCGTCCGGGCCTGAAGCTTGTGATCGTGACGTGCATGGACTCCCGGCTCGACCTGTTCCAGCTGCTCGGGCTCCACGACGGTGACGCCCACATGTTGCGCAACGCCGGAGGCGTGATCACCGACGACGTGGTCCGCTCGATCGCGATCTCGCAGCGGAAGCTGGGCACCGAGGCGGTGATGCTGATTCACCACACGAAATGCGGCGGGCAGTTGATCACCGACGACGGCTTCCGGGCCGAACTGCGGGAAGCAACCGGCGTCGCTCCGTCCTTTGCGATCGAGTCCTTCACCGACATCGAGGCCGACGTGAGGCAGTCGATCCGTCGGGTCAGGAACTCCCCGTTCATCCCCCACACCGATCAGGTCAGGGGTTTCGTCTACGACGTGGACACCGGTCGGCTCGCCGAGATCGCCGCGGACTGA
- a CDS encoding FKBP-type peptidyl-prolyl cis-trans isomerase: MDRRIGVLAGFAVLIAALVVVIVIGRGGDGEKESASLSDTSVKPVIEGSDAPPPTKLEVEDIKEGTGPEAKAGDKVSVQYVGALYDSGKEFDASWDRGEPFEFTLGSGQVIKGWDEGVAGMKVGGRRKLVIPPDLAYGETGQPPTIPANATLTFVVDLEKIGS, encoded by the coding sequence ATGGATCGTCGAATCGGAGTTCTCGCTGGCTTTGCCGTCCTGATCGCTGCGCTGGTGGTGGTGATCGTGATCGGCCGTGGCGGCGATGGTGAGAAGGAGTCGGCCTCGCTTTCCGACACCTCGGTCAAGCCGGTGATCGAGGGGTCGGATGCGCCCCCGCCGACCAAGCTCGAGGTCGAGGACATCAAGGAGGGAACCGGCCCCGAAGCGAAGGCCGGGGACAAGGTTTCGGTCCAGTACGTCGGCGCGCTTTACGACTCCGGCAAGGAGTTCGATGCATCCTGGGATCGGGGCGAGCCGTTCGAGTTCACGCTCGGTTCCGGCCAGGTGATCAAGGGCTGGGACGAGGGTGTTGCCGGCATGAAGGTCGGGGGAAGGCGCAAGCTGGTGATCCCGCCTGACCTCGCCTACGGCGAGACCGGCCAGCCCCCGACGATTCCGGCCAACGCCACCCTGACCTTCGTGGTCGATCTGGAAAAGATCGGCAGCTGA
- a CDS encoding OsmC family peroxiredoxin: protein MAAKGSAEWNGDLKSGSGKFTAGDSIGGEYSFGTRFEDAPGANPEQLIAAAHSSCFSMALSLILGEDGVVPDSIKTDASVQIRMLEDQGPTITRIDLTCRAVVPGIDAAAFQQAAEAAKGGCPVSKALAGVPEINLDASLVPA from the coding sequence TTGGCAGCAAAAGGATCCGCTGAGTGGAATGGAGACCTCAAGTCCGGCAGCGGGAAGTTCACCGCCGGTGACTCGATCGGCGGCGAGTACTCGTTCGGGACCCGTTTCGAGGACGCCCCCGGGGCGAACCCGGAGCAACTGATCGCCGCCGCTCATTCGAGCTGCTTCTCGATGGCGCTCTCGCTGATTCTCGGGGAGGACGGAGTCGTTCCGGACTCGATCAAGACCGACGCGTCGGTGCAGATCCGGATGCTCGAGGATCAGGGCCCGACCATCACCAGAATCGACCTGACCTGCCGGGCCGTGGTCCCCGGTATCGACGCGGCGGCATTCCAGCAGGCGGCCGAAGCCGCCAAGGGGGGCTGCCCGGTAAGCAAGGCACTGGCCGGTGTGCCGGAGATCAACCTCGACGCAAGTTTGGTTCCAGCCTGA